The genomic segment TTGAGGGTGCTCGTGGGGTCGTCCGGCGTCTCGAACTCGAAGCGGTGCCCGTCCTGCCGGAAGCTCTCGTAGCGCATCAGGGGAAAGAAGGTCGCGTCGAGGTACACGCCCAGCAGGTTGAAATAGTCCTGCTCGTTGCGGGTGGAGAAGGGGTAGGTCGTCCAGTCGCTCGCGGTCATCGCGTTCATGAAGGTGTTCAGCGACCGGGGCAGCATGGCGAAGAAGGGGTCGGCCACCGGGTACTGCTGGCTGCCCATCAGCACGACGTGTTCGAGGATGTGCGCCACCCCCGTCGAATCCTTGGGCACCGTCGGGAAGGTCACCCCGAAAGCGAGGTTGTCGTCCTCGCGGGCGACGTGGGCGTGCCGGGCGCCGAGCTCATGGCGCAGCAGCACCAGCGTGCCCTGCATCTCCGGCAGGGCCTCCACGCGCTCGACGGTGTAGCGGCCGAGGCGGTCGCCGGGGGCGGGCAGGGCAGGGCGGGTGGTGACGGTCATGGGAGAAAGTCTAGCGCCGGGGCCGGGAGGCACACGCCGCATGCCCGCGGGGTACGCTGAGCCATGACCGACCTCCTGATTGGGCTGGGGCTGATCGGCGTTCCCGCCGCGCTGACGCTGGGGTTCTGGAAGCTGCGCCCTGGGCTGGAGCGCGGCTCCGGAAGGGTGGACCCGCTGACCGGAGCGCTGTTCTTCGGGGCCGTGGAGCGGGGGGCCGAGGGGCTGAAGTTGGAGGAGGGCGCCGCGCAGGCCAGACGGGGCCGCGAAAGCTGACCCTCCACCCCGACCGTCCTCATGCGGGGCCGCTACACTTCCGCCATGCGACAACTCACCTCCGCGTGTGTGCTGCTGCTCGGCACCCTGGTACTCGGGGCGTGCGGCGACACGCTGCCCACCGGATCGGGCGCGACGGGTCTGCGCGACGCCCTGAACTTCACGACGACCAGCCTGCCCGTGGCCTACGCGGGCGAGCGTTACGAAGCGCCCGTCACGGTGGCGGGTGGCGCGGGGCCGTACACGGTGCGCCTCGCGTCGGGGAAGCTGCCCGACGGCGTCACCCTGAGCGGGATGCGGCTGACGGGCACGCCCACCAAGACGGGCGCGTACACCTTCACCCTGGAAACGGCCGATGCCAACCTCAGCTCCAAGGTGCGCGAGTACACGCTCAACGTGAACGACCTGCCGCCGCTGGCCGTCAAGCCCCAGCTTCCGAGCGGCGAGCTGCGCGGCGAGACGCGCATCCCGCTGAACATCACCGCCCCGCGCACCGTCCGCGCGGCCCGCGTGACCTGGGAACTGCCGGAGGGCGTGACGGTGACGCGCGTGCAGCCTGCCGACGCTGCCGGGGTGCTGTTCTGGAAGGTCGCGGGCCGCACCCTGACCGTGGACCTGGGCTTCAAGAGTGTGCCCGCAAACGGCACCCGCGTCGCTCTGGTCGCTCTGAAGCCGCAGAAGGTGGTCAAGCTGGACGCGACCCGCTTCGCGTTCGAGGCACGGGACGGGGCGGGCAAGCTGCTCGCCGAACAGAAGCTTCCCGCCCCGCCTGCTCCCGCACCGACGGCGGCTCCGGCCCCAGCAGCGGCCCCAACGACGGGCGGCACAGGCACGGCGGCCCCGGCGTCGTCCACGGCCACGCCACCCGCGCCCGCCGCGAACCCGGCGACGACCACGCCGAACCCCACGACGCCTGCCGTACCCTCCACTCCCCCGGCCACACCCGGCAGTGGGGGCGGGCAGTGAGGCGGGCACTGACGCTGCTGGCCGCGCTGGCGCTGGGGGCCGCGCCGCTCATGGTGCAGGCGACGACGGCCCCCACCCTCACGCTGACCCAGCAGGCGCGAAAGGCGGCGATCATCGTGCGGGCCACGCTGGGCACGTCCACCCGCGTCACCGAGGGCGACGTGACCTGGGTGGTTTACCCCCTCACCGTGGCTGAGGCCGTGGTGGGCGACCCCGCGACCCTGCCGCAGCGGGAGGGCAAGCCCGCGCTGTACGTGCTCGCGGGGCTGGAAGGCGTGCCGGAACTCCGCGCCGGGCAGGAGGGGTTCTTCCTGCTCTACGGTGGACGCATGGACAGTCCGCTGGTGGGCTTCTCGCAGGGCTTCTATCCCATCGTGAACGGCAAGGTGACGCGGCCGGGTGCGACGGCTAGCGACACCACTTCCACGGGTACAGGCACGGCGACGGCCACCGCGCCCTCTACGGCGGCGGGAGCAGCCACCACTCCGGCAACGGCTGGGGCAGCCGGAACCCCTCCCACCACAACGACGCCGAGTGCGCCTGGGACAACGGCGCCCGCCTCTCCAGCGGCGACGGGAACGACCGGGACCACGGGCGCAACGGGCACGGCCTCCCCCACCGCGACGACTCCGACAACCCCTCCAGTCACCAGCGGCACACCTCCGACAACAACCTCAGCCGCAGCGACCCCACCCACCGCCCCTGCTGACCCAAACGCCTTTCCCACTGACCCGGCCGCCTTCCGGGACGCGCTGCGGGCGGCGCGGGGGGGCCAGTGATGCGGCGGGTTTCTCTGCTGGCCCTCGCGCTGTTGGCGGGCACGGCGGGCGCGGCGAGCGTGAAGCTGCGTCCCCAGGGCGCGGACCTCACCCGCGCGGTGGAGGCGGCGCTGGCGGCCCTCAGCACGCCCGAGAATCCGGTCACCCTGGACACCAGCGGCGGCCCGGTGCTGGCGCTGGGGGGCACGGTGCCCTTCAACCCCGACGTGGCCGCCCGAACCCTGACGGTGGGTGGTGAGCGCCGCATCGAGTTCAACCCGCAGGGACCCCTCCCGCTGGCCGAGGTGCTGCGAACCGAACTCACCCGCGAACTGGGCCTGAGGGAATGGACGCCCGCCGCCGCCCGCGTGCGCCTCAGCGGAGCGGACCTTAATGGGGACGGTACCATCGACCTGACCGACCTCGCCCTGCTGATGAACAACTACGGCAAGACGGGCGCTTTGGCGGGCGACCTCAACGCGGACCGCAAGGTGGACGACGCGGACGTGCGGCTGTTCTCGGCGCAGTACAAGTTCTAGCCATCAGCTCTCAGCCGTCAGCGGTCAGCAAAAAAAGCTGATGGCTGACGGCTGAGAGCTTTTCCCCTGCTACCCTGCCCCCATGACAGGCGACGAGCGCGACACCATCGACCTTCAGGACTTCCTGAAGCTGCGCGGCATGGTCGAGACCGGCGGCGAGGCCAAGTTCCGGGTGCAGGGCGGCGAAGTGCGGGTCAACGGGGAGATCGAGACGCGTCGGCGCAAAAAACTGCGCCGGGGTGACGTGGTGGAGTATGCGGGCGAGCGCCTGCGGGTGGACTGGTGACCGGGGACGCGGCCTGGGCAGAAGCCCTGCTCGACTTTCGCCGCCGCAAGGACGCGCACTTCGCATCGGGCAAGGGGCCTATTCCTGCGGACGCGCTGGCCGACTTCCACGGCCTGAGCTACTTCGCCCCCGACCCGGAGTGGACCTTCGTGCTGCCCGTCGAACCGGGCGACGGCGCCGAGGTCACCCTAGCGACGAACACGGGCGAGCCGCGCCCGATGGCCCGCTTCGGGGAGGTCACGCTGCCGCTGCCGGACGGCCCCCACCGCCTCACCCTCTTCGCCCCTCCCAGCGATGAGGCCCCCGCACGGGTCTTTGTGCCT from the Deinococcus sp. NW-56 genome contains:
- a CDS encoding Ig domain-containing protein, translated to MRQLTSACVLLLGTLVLGACGDTLPTGSGATGLRDALNFTTTSLPVAYAGERYEAPVTVAGGAGPYTVRLASGKLPDGVTLSGMRLTGTPTKTGAYTFTLETADANLSSKVREYTLNVNDLPPLAVKPQLPSGELRGETRIPLNITAPRTVRAARVTWELPEGVTVTRVQPADAAGVLFWKVAGRTLTVDLGFKSVPANGTRVALVALKPQKVVKLDATRFAFEARDGAGKLLAEQKLPAPPAPAPTAAPAPAAAPTTGGTGTAAPASSTATPPAPAANPATTTPNPTTPAVPSTPPATPGSGGGQ
- a CDS encoding RNA-binding S4 domain-containing protein, whose protein sequence is MTGDERDTIDLQDFLKLRGMVETGGEAKFRVQGGEVRVNGEIETRRRKKLRRGDVVEYAGERLRVDW
- a CDS encoding DUF1684 domain-containing protein → MTGDAAWAEALLDFRRRKDAHFASGKGPIPADALADFHGLSYFAPDPEWTFVLPVEPGDGAEVTLATNTGEPRPMARFGEVTLPLPDGPHRLTLFAPPSDEAPARVFVPFRDGTSGQDTYGAGRYLDAPLARTPEGLRVSLDFNLAYHPYCAYGDGWTCPLPPREHWLPVPVRAGERLPEAEQP